Genomic DNA from Oscillospiraceae bacterium:
AGTTCGCAGCCGGGATCGCTGACGGCGGGCATGCCCGCATCGGTGACCAGCGCGCAGGATTCGCCGCTTTGCAGGCGCGAAAGAATCTGCTGTCCGGCGGAGAATTTATTATGTTCGTGATAACTGACGACCGGCTTGGAGATGCCGAAATGCGAGAGCAGTTTCAGCGTGACGCGGGTATCTTCGGCGGCGATGAAATCGGCCTCGGACAGCGTTTTCAGGGCGCGTTCGCCGATGTCGCCGAGGTTTCCGATCGGCGTCGCGGTGATAGTTAAAATTCCGGACATGCTCTCACTTCCTTTTATATAAACTCAGATAACCTGCGGTCGGTTTTCTGTTTTGATAGAGATAAAAATCCGGTAATGCTTCAAATTTGCTGCTGCTCTTTTTGCCTTCAATTAACACAAGAAAGGGTGCTTTTTCGGGATTGTGGCGTACGGATTGTTGACGGGTCGGGGGGATTCCGGATTTTTTCAAAATGGTTTTGAGTTCTTCGGCGCGTTCCGGACGGATGCAGACGGTCAGGCGGCCGTCGGGTTTGAGTAAATAAGAAGTCGCAATACAGATATCATCAAGCGTTGCGGCTTGTTCGCGGCGGGCAAGCGCCCGTTCGGGGTTCGGACTGGCGGTTCCGGCTTCGGTTTGATAAAAAGGCGGATTGACCGCGATCAGATCGAAGGTTGAGGCGGAAAACAGCGTTTTAAAATTGCGCAGGTCGGCGTTAATAACCGAAACACGGTCTTTAAGTTTGGAAAGACGGATGCTTTTATGTGCCAATTCGACAGCCTCGGGCTGTAATTCGAGCGCGGTGATAGTTCGGCAATCGCTGTCCCGCGCCCAGAGCAGCGAGACGATGCCGCAGCCGGCGCACAGATCAAGCGCGTTTTCATCTTTATCGGGAATTGAAAAGCGCGCCAGTAAAAAAGCATCCACACCGTAGCCCATCCATTTGTCCGAGCAGGCGATAATCGTATCCGAGAGATTTTCAGTTCTCATGACAAATACCAAAAAGGCGCAGCAAAACGCGATTTACGCATTATGCTGCACCCTTTTCCGTAAGGGTTTATCTTACTGTTCCTTGGGTGCGTCAACCGGGCAGACGCCGGCACATGCGCCGCAGGAGATGCATTCGTCTTCATTGATGACGTACTTGGTGTCGCCCTCTTTGATGGCGCTGACCGGGCATTCGCTCTCGCAGGCGCCGCACTTGATGCATTCGTCACCGATTTTGTAAGGCATAATAATATTCCTCCGTGTAAATGTTTTGAGCTGAAGGTCTTTTACCGTCATGCTCATTGGGCGGATCCCAACATTGGTATTCTAACACGTTTTTCGGAAAATGCAAGATATAACTTCTTACAATTCAGAGAAAATAGATGCAAATTTAAAATTTATCACGTTACTTCAATATAATTTCCGTGCTCATACCCTCATACCAGCCGCCTAGATCATTCAAAGCTGCACGGTAGCAGCGATAACCCGAAAAGGTGGGTGATAATATTATCTTCGTCGTCCCGTGTGGCAATATAATTTGTAATGACACAATAATCAGGTAGTGTCGAAAGTTTATAATTTTGCGGTGAATGAATTTAAATTGCAGGTCCTGAAAATTTAAA
This window encodes:
- a CDS encoding methyltransferase, which produces MRTENLSDTIIACSDKWMGYGVDAFLLARFSIPDKDENALDLCAGCGIVSLLWARDSDCRTITALELQPEAVELAHKSIRLSKLKDRVSVINADLRNFKTLFSASTFDLIAVNPPFYQTEAGTASPNPERALARREQAATLDDICIATSYLLKPDGRLTVCIRPERAEELKTILKKSGIPPTRQQSVRHNPEKAPFLVLIEGKKSSSKFEALPDFYLYQNRKPTAGYLSLYKRK
- a CDS encoding 4Fe-4S binding protein → MPYKIGDECIKCGACESECPVSAIKEGDTKYVINEDECISCGACAGVCPVDAPKEQ